One part of the Vicia villosa cultivar HV-30 ecotype Madison, WI linkage group LG6, Vvil1.0, whole genome shotgun sequence genome encodes these proteins:
- the LOC131612545 gene encoding UDP-glycosyltransferase 73C12-like — MVLQENINFPHFVLFPFIAQGHIIPMIDIAKLLAQHGAIVTIFTTPKNASRFSSVLSRAVSSGLQINTVTLNLPSKQAGLPDGCENFDMLDISKDLWNNFFNAVSLLQEPAEELFDKLSLKPNCIISDFFIPWTSQIAEKHQIPRISFHGFSCFCLHSLFKVHSSRILESVNSDTEYFNVPGLPDKIQVNKEQVPGAILDENLKETGMKMHEAEMKSYGVIINSFEELEKEYVNDYKKVINDKVWCVGPVSLCNKDGLDKAERGNIASISEDNCLKFLDLHKPKSVVYACLGSLCNLVSSQLIELALGLEETKMPFIWVIRDGTSKTQELEKWISDEKFEEKNKGRGLLIRGWAPQMVILSHPSIGGFLTHCGWNSILEGISFGVPVVTWPLFSDQFLNEKLVTQVLRIGVSLGVEVPMKWGEEEKLGVVVKKEVIKEAICNVVNEGVESKERRERASELSEMAKRAVEKGGSSYHNITLLIQDIIQLQSTTKAET, encoded by the coding sequence ATGGTTTTGCAAGAAAACATTAATTTTCCACACTTTGTGTTATTTCCTTTCATAGCACAAGGACACATTATTCCAATGATTGACATAGCTAAACTGTTAGCACAACATGGTGCCATTGTTACCATTTTCACTACACCTAAAAATGCATCACGTTTTTCTTCTGTTCTTTCTCGTGCTGTTTCTTCTGGTCTTCAAATCAATACTGTAACCCTCAATTTACCATCAAAACAAGCGGGATTACCTGATGGTTGCGAGAATTTCGACATGCTTGATATTTCAAAAGACTTGTGGAATAATTTTTTCAACGCAGTTTCCTTGCTCCAAGAACCAGCAGAGGAACTGTTTGATAAATTGTCACTAAAACCAAATTGCATTATCTCTGATTTTTTCATTCCATGGACTTCTCAAATAGCTGAAAAACATCAAATTCCAAGGATTTCATTCCATGGTTTTTCTTGCTTCTGTCTCCATTCGTTGTTCAAGGTACATTCTTCAAGGATTCTTGAAAGTGTAAATTCAGATACCGAGTATTTCAATGTTCCTGGCCTACCTGACAAAATTCAAGTCAACAAAGAACAGGTACCAGGAGCAATATTGGACGAAAATCTAAAGGAAACTGGTATGAAAATGCATGAAGCTGAAATGAAATCATATGGTGTAATCATAAACAGTTTTGAGGAATTAGAGAAAGAATATGTTAATGATTACAAAAAGGTGATCAATGATAAGGTTTGGTGTGTTGGTCCTGTTTCACTTTGCAACAAAGATGGTTTAGATAAGGCTGAAAGAGGTAACATAGCCTCAATAAGTGAAGATAATTGTTTAAAGTTTTTAGATTTGCATAAACCAAAATCTGTTGTTTATGCTTGTCTTGGAAGTTTATGCAACTTAGTTTCTTCACAACTTATTGAATTGGCTCTGGGATTGGAAGAAACCAAAATGCCATTTATTTGGGTTATTAGGGATGGAACTAGTAAAACTCAAGAGTTAGAAAAGTGGATTAGTGATGAAAAGTTTGAGGAAAAGAACAAAGGAAGAGGCCTCTTAATAAGAGGGTGGGCTCCACAAATGGTGATATTATCTCATCCTTCAATTGGTGGATTCTTAACACATTGTGGTTGGAATTCAATACTTGAAGGAATAAGTTTTGGTGTGCCAGTGGTAACTTGGCCATTGTTTAGTGACCAATTTTTGAATGAGAAACTTGTGACTCAAGTTTTGAGGATTGGAGTGAGTCTTGGTGTTGAGGTTCCAATGAAGTGGGGAGAGGAAGAGAAGTTAGGGGTTGTTGTGAAGAAGGAAGTTATTAAGGAGGCAATATGCAATGTGGTGAATGAGGGAGTAGAGAgtaaagagagaagagaaagagctAGTGAACTTAGTGAGATGGCTAAGAGAGCGGTTGAGAAAGGTGGATCTTCTTATCATAATATTACTTTGCTTATACAAGATATTATACAACTACAATCAACCACCAAAGCTGAAACCTGA
- the LOC131612547 gene encoding UDP-glycosyltransferase 1-like produces the protein MVLQESINVPHFVLFPLIAQGHIIPMIDIAKLLAQHGAIVTIFTTPKNALRFSSVLSRAVSSGLQIHLVKLNLPSKQAGLPDGCENFDMVNISKDMMYSLFHAVALLQKPAEELFDKLSPKPNCIISDFCIPWTSQIAEKHQIPRISFHGFSCFCLHLMFKIRSSKILESVNSDTEYFTIPGIPDKIQVNKEQLPIMDESLKETGMKIHEAEMKSYGVIVNSFEELEKEYVNDYKKVINDKVWCVGPVSLCNIDGLDKAERGNISSISEDNCLKFLDSYKPKSVVYVCLGSLCNLVSSQLIELALGLEETKIPFVWVIRDGINKTQELEKWISDEHFEERNKGRGLIIRGWAPQMVILSHPSIGGFLTHCGWNSTLEGITVGVPMVTWPLFADQFLNEKLVTQVLRIGVSLGVEVPLKWGEEEKMGVAVKKEVIKEAIFNVMGEKDQESKERRERASILSETAKRAVEKGGSSYANITLLIQDIMQLQSTIKVEI, from the coding sequence ATGGTTTTGCAAGAAAGCATTAATGTTCCACACTTTGTACTATTTCCATTAATAGCACAGGGTCACATTATTCCAATGATAGACATTGCTAAACTGTTAGCACAACATGGTGCCATTGTTACCATTTTCACTACACCTAAAAATGCATTACGTTTTTCTTCTGTTCTTTCTCGTGCTGTTTCTTCTGGTCTTCAAATCCATCTTGTAAAACTCAATTTGCCTTCAAAACAAGCTGGATTACCAGACGGTTGCGAGAATTTCGACATGGTTAATATTTCAAAAGACATGATGTATAGTCTTTTTCATGCAGTTGCCTTGCTCCAAAAACCAGCAGAGGAACTTTTTGATAAATTGTCCCCAAAACCAAATTGCATTATCTCTGATTTTTGCATACCTTGGACTTCTCAAATAGCTGAAAAACATCAAATTCCAAGGATTTCATTCCATGGTTTCTCTTGCTTCTGTCTCCATTTGATGTTCAAGATACGCTCTTCAAAGATTCTTGAAAGTGTAAATTCAGATACTGAGTATTTCACTATTCCTGGCATACCTGACAAAATTCAAGTCAACAAAGAACAGTTACCAATAATGGACGAGAGTCTAAAGGAAACTGGTATGAAAATACATGAAGCTGAAATGAAATCATATGGTGTAATCGTAAACAGTTTTGAGGAATTAGAGAAAGAATATGTTAATGATTACAAAAAGGTGATTAATGATAAGGTTTGGTGTGTTGGTCCTGTTTCACTTTGCAACATAGATGGTTTAGATAAGGCTGAAAGAGGTAACATATCCTCAATAAGTGAAGATAATTGTTTAAAGTTTCTAGATTCTTATAAACCAAAATctgttgtttatgtttgtcttggaaGTTTATGCAACTTAGTTTCTTCACAACTTATTGAATTGGCTTTGGGATTAGAAGAAACAAAAATTCCATTTGTTTGGGTTATTAGGGATGGAATTAATAAAACTCAAGAGTTGGAAAAATGGATTAGTGATGAACATTTTGAGGAAAGGAATAAAGGGAGAGGCCTTATAATTAGAGGGTGGGCCCCACAAATGGTGATATTATCTCATCCTTCAATTGGTGGATTCTTAACACATTGTGGTTGGAATTCAACACTTGAAGGGATAACTGTTGGTGTGCCAATGGTAACTTGGCCATTATTTGCTGACCAGTTTTTGAATGAGAAGCTTGTGACTCAAGTTTTGAGGATAGGAGTGAGTCTTGGTGTTGAGGTTCCATTGAAGTGGGGAGAGGAAGAGAAGATGGGGGTTGCTGTGAAGAAGGAAGTTATTAAGGAGGCAATATTCAATGTAATGGGTGAGAAAGATCAAGAGAGTAAGGAGAGAAGGGAAAGAGCTAGTATACTTAGTGAAACGGCAAAGAGAGCGGTTGAAAAAGGTGGATCTTCTTATGCTAATATTACTTTGCTTATACAAGATATCATGCAACTACAATCAACCATCAAAGTTGAAATATGA
- the LOC131614797 gene encoding uncharacterized protein LOC131614797, with product MAPSKPPNPSSKEIIEEAIQISTLNLNNAMQETQEQMDERFAHISSDLSNLHTRLDNDKSVEDSRYEALMAILTKISLQKEIQNAAAAASASTVHATGTVSNAATVHATETATGSVTVHGSSSPSGIFHATSSIPRVSAPFPHISSPTATPIRQSATLSNTHSQPTPMRNIHTHIPHPFQTYPPIPTILSVSQPYTIPFSQQHTFPPHLAFPQNPPIPSYPNLSHIPPLPTIRTPKLELPMFDGSAPLDWLFQAEQFFNFYNMPPENRLSLISFYMKGDALSWFKWMHQSHLLTDWFSFIKALELRFGPSSFDNHQAELFKLKQEGSVVDYQTKFEKLGTQVVGLPAEAILNCFISGLTSDIRNEMAIHKPTNISQAIGLAKLIESKLKDSKPRFSKPFPNPYTKPNPYSPSPTSKPTNPSTTQVPNLSKPQQIPAPSKFPIKKLSQAQLQERRAQGLCFNCDEKFVIGHKCSTSRFLILMAEDDSNCEPMGDDTIEEPEIEQDLNDTYFQLSPQALTGQFSPQTLKFKGMIGGISVMILVDTGSTHNIMQPRIAQHLNLTSTPITQFSVMVGNGSHLQCEGICNNVPLMLQNEVFHLPFYLLPIEGADIVLGMAWLRTLGPLQADFSIPSISFNHKKNNITLKGDPTAHPTHTTFHQLKHLIHTNSVASFHLMIFQNHEPTPNSLSTDDPLFKPPQTLQPEIQTLLSNYQNIFHPQEGLPPNRPHDHHIPLLPNTPPINVKPYRYPHSQKTAMTTIIQDMLKEGIIKPSHSPFSSPVLLVKKKDGTWRFCVDYRALNAVTIKDRFPIPTIDELLDELGSAKYFTKLDLRSGYHQIRVASEDTHKTAFRTFDGHYEFLVMPFGLTNAPSTFQSAMNDLLRPYLRKFVLVFFDDILIYSSNFNDHLIHLQVIFDLLESHAFVVKLPKCVFAMQQVHYLGHVISVGGVAPDPEKVQAMLDWPTPRSHSSLRGFLGLTGFYRRFVKNYATLAAPLTDLLSFTKFAWSTEAAAAFTELKQKMTDMPVLALPDFSKQFIIETDASGVGIGAVLSQESHPIAFFSKKMCPRMQASSVYVREMFAVTEAVKKWRQYLIGQKFHIYTDQKSLRNLLLQRIQTPEQQKWAAKLQGFNFEIFYKPGKSNLVADALSRKFHTSDCLLLAISSPIPELLATLRHFYAKDTAGQSLAQETTGESNISNFYKFHNGLLYFKEKLFIPDIQDLRHRVLQEFHYTPTGGHSGVKATLARLSASFSWPGIYKAMKTLVQQCTVCQQNKYLTQKKRGYCNLFQYLNRFGRI from the coding sequence ATGGCTCCCTCCAAACCACCCAACCCTTCTTCTAAAGAAATTATAGAAGAAGCTATCCAAATATCCACCCTCAACCTCAATAATGCAATGCAAGAGACTCAAGAACAAATGGATGAGAGATTTGCTCACATCTCTTCTGATTTATCCAACCTCCATACAAGGTTAGATAATGACAAATCCGTGGAAGACTCTAGATATGAAGCTCTCATGGCCATCCTTACCAAAATCTCTTTACAAAAGGAAATACAGAATGCTGCTGCTGCTGCCAGCGCGTCTACTGTTCACGCTACAGGAACAGTTTCTAACGCAGCTACTGTTCACGCTACAGAAACAGCTACCGGATCCGTTACTGTTCACGGATCATCCAGCCCATCAGGTATATTCCATGCTACTTCTTCTATTCCTAGGGTTTCAGCCCCTTTTCCTCACATTTCCTCTCCCACAGCCACCCCTATTAGACAGTCTGCCACTCTTTCTAACACCCACTCCCAACCAACACCCATGAGaaacattcacactcatattcccCATCCCTTTCAGACTTACCCTCCAATTCCTACCATTTTATCTGTTTCCCAACCCTACACCATTCCTTTTTCCCAACAGCACACTTTTCCCCCTCATCTTGCCTTTCCCCAAAACCCACCCATTCCTTCTTATCCGAATTTATCCCACATTCCACCATTACCAACTATCCGAACACCAAAACTTGAACTCCCTATGTTTGATGGATCTGCACCCCTTGATTGGTTGTTTCAAGCGGAGCAATTTTTCAATTTCTACAATATGCCACCTGAAAATCGTTtgtctttaatttcattttatatgAAAGGAGATGCCTTGTCTTGGTTTAAATGGATGCATCAAAGTCATTTATTAACTGATTGGTTTTCATTTATCAAGGCATTGGAATTACGCTTTGGTCCTTCTAGTTTTGATAATCATCAAGCtgagttatttaaattaaaacaagaaGGTTCAGTAGTTGACTATCAAACTAAGTTTGAAAAATTAGGCACTCAGGTTGTGGGCTTACCGGCAGAAGCTATTTTGAATTGCTTTATTTCTGGTTTAACAAGTGATATTCGCAATGAAATGGCCATTCACAAACCAACCAACATTTCACAAGCCATTGGATTAGCTAAGTTAATAGAATCCAAGCTAAAAGACTCCAAACCCAGATTTTCTAAACCATTCCCAAATCCTTACACTAAGCCCAATCCCTACTCGCCCAGCCCAACTTCAAAACCAACAAATCCCTCCACAACCCAAGTCCCAAATCTGTCCAAACCCCAACAAATCCCAGCACCCTCAAAATTCCCAATCAAAAAGCTTTCCCAAGCCCAACTTCAAGAGCGAAGAGCCCAAGGATTATGTTTTAATTGTGACGAAAAATTCGTTATTGGACATAAATGTTCAACTAGCAGATTTTTAATTCTTATGGCTGAAGATGACTCGAATTGCGAACCTATGGGGGATGACACAATTGAAGAACCAGAAATAGAACAAGATTTGAATGACACGTACTTTCAGCTCTCCCCCCAAGCCCTAACAGGGCAATTTTCCCCACAAACACTAAAGTTTAAAGGCATGATTGGTGGAATATCGGTAATGATTCTAGTAGATACAGGCAGCACACATAACATTATGCAACCCAGAATCGCTCAGCACTTAAACCTCACATCTACCCCCATTACTCAATTTTCTGTCATGGTGGGAAATGGCTCTCACTTACAATGTGAAGGTATTTGCAACAATGTTCCTCTCATGTTACAAAATGAAGTTTTCCATCttcctttttatctcttgccAATCGAAGGTGCGGATATTGTTCTTGGAATGGCATGGTTACGCACTTTAGGACCCTTACAAGCAGATTTTTCCATCCCATCAATCTCCTTTAACCACAAAAAAAATAACATCACTTTAAAAGGCGACCCTACAGCCCATCCCACCCATACTACATTTCACCAACTTAAACATCTTATCCATACAAATTCTGTTGCCTCTTTTCACCTTATGATTTTCCAAAACCATGAACCTACACCAAACAGCCTTTCCACTGATGATCCCTTGTTTAAACCCCCCCAAACTCTGCAGCCAGAAATTCAAACATTACTTTCCAACTACCAAAATATTTTTCACCCACAAGAAGGACTTCCCCCAAACCGACCTCATGATCATCACATTCCTCTTTTACCCAATACACCACCCATCAATGTCAAACCTTACCGCTACCCACACTCCCAAAAAACCGCTATGACTACAATAATTCAAGACATGTTAAAAGAAGGGATCATTAAACCTAGCCACAGCCCTTTCTCCTCACCAGTTTTGTTAGTTAAAAAGAAAGACGGTACGTGGAGATTTTGTGTGGACTATCGTGCtctaaatgcagtcaccataaaAGACCGTTTCCCAATCCCAACCATTGATGAACTCTTGGATGAGCTAGGCAGTGCTAAATATTTTACCAAGTTAGATTTACGCTCAGGCTATCATCAGATCCGCGTTGCATCGGAAGACACACATAAGACTGCTTTTCGGACTTTCGACGGACATTATGAGTTTCTCGTAATGCCGTTTGGGTTAACTAATGCCCCCTCAACATTCCAATCAGCGATGAATGATTTACTAAGACCTTACTTACGAAAGTTTGTTTTAGTATTTTTTGATGACATACTAATCTATAGTTCCAATTTCAATGATCATCTAATTCATTTGCAGGTTATTTTTGACCTTTTGGAGTCTCATGCTTTTGTAGTGAAGTTACCTAAGTGTGTTTTTGCAATGCAACAGGTACACTACCTAGGTCATGTTATTTCAGTTGGAGGTGTTGCTCCTGATCCGGAAAAAGTGCAGGCCATGTTAGATTGGCCTACTCCACGTTCTCACTCGTCTCTCCGCGGTTTTTTAGGCCTCACCGGATTCTATCGTCGTTTTGTGAAAAACTACGCCACACTCGCCGCTCCCCTCACCGATCTATTAAGTTTCACTAAATTTGCATGGAGTACAGAGGCGGCCGCAGCCTTTAcagaattaaaacaaaaaatgacCGACATGCCGGTGCTAGCTTTGCCAGACTTCTCAAAACAATTCATAATCGAAACTGACGCCTCCGGTGTGGGTATTGGTGCAGTTCTCTCCCAAGAGAGTCATCCTATTGCTTTCTTCAGCAAGAAAATGTGTCCCCGAATGCAGGCTTCTTCGGTTTATGTGCGTGAGATGTTTGCTGTTACAGAAGCGGTGAAGAAATGGCGTCAATATCTTATAGGACAAAAATTTCATATCTATACAGATCAAAAAAGCTTGCGCAATCTCCTACTTCAAAGAATTCAAACTCCAGAACAGCAGAAATGGGCAGCAAAACTACAAGGATTTAACTTTGAGATATTTTACAAACCTGGCAAATCTAATTTGGTCGCTGATGCTTTGAGTAGAAAGTTTCACACTTCTGATTGTCTGTTGTTAGCCATTTCCTCCCCTATTCCCGAGTTGTTAGCCACACTCCGTCA